In a genomic window of Brettanomyces nanus chromosome 1, complete sequence:
- a CDS encoding uncharacterized protein (BUSCO:EOG09343680), protein MGRGPSIFRFDAFGHTLDDARVKTTSGGVLTLICVFTIFVLLINEYRDYRTIIIRPELVVDRDLERKLNMNLDITFPKLPCDMLTMDIMDLTGDIQADVLEGGFTKMRLDKSGNEISIEERFDVNKEESLVSDDSQYCGSCYGAIDQSNNDNEPDQSKKVCCNTCEAVKAAYANAAWKFYDGEGIDQCEKEGYVKRVNERLNEGCRIKGSAELNRIGGNLHFAPGSSISMSDRHVHDLSLYDKHNDLFSFDHIVNHFAFGPDDHHKTLHSKSHNYTTTHPLDGREMAIGEKYHLYSYFLKVVNTRFEYMDGEVLETNEFSVSQHDRPLKGGRDDDHPNTIHARGGLPGVFFYFDISPMKIINREEHKKTWSAFILSVCSAVAGILTVFQILDKTIWTAHKILKEKKNT, encoded by the coding sequence ATGGGAAGAGGGCCGTCAATCTTTAGGTTCGATGCGTTTGGACATACTCTTGATGACGCCAGGGTTAAGACGACGTCCGGAGGTGTTCTAACTCTGATATGTGTGTTTACCATCTTCGTACTACTTATTAACGAGTATAGAGACTATAGGACGATCATTATTCGACCCGAATTGGTGGTGGACAGAGACTTGGAAAGGAAACTTAATATGAACTTAGACATTACGTTTCCAAAGCTGCCTTGTGATATGTTGACTATGGATATTATGGATCTTACAGGGGATATTCAGGCAGATGTTCTCGAAGGTGGATTCACCAAGATGAGACTCGACAAATCAGGAAACGAGATTTCGATTGAAGAGCGGTTTGATGTGAATAAGGAGGAGTCTTTGGTGTCAGATGACTCTCAGTACTGTGGCTCTTGTTACGGTGCAATTGACCAGTCTAACAACGATAATGAGCCAGATCAGAGTAAGAAAGTTTGTTGCAATACTTGTGAGGCTGTTAAGGCTGCCTATGCCAATGCGGCATGGAAATTTTATGATGGAGAAGGAATTGATCAGTGTGAGAAAGAAGGCTACGTGAAAAGAGTCAATGAACGATTGAATGAAGGTTGCCGAATCAAAGGTAGCGCTGAACTCAATCGAATTGGTGGTAATCTACACTTTGCGCCGGGTTCCTCGATATCGATGAGTGATCGTCACGTTCATGACTTGTCCTTGTACGATAAGCACAATGATCTGTTCAGTTTCGACCACATAGTGAATCACTTTGCATTTGGTCCCGATGATCATCACAAGACATTGCATAGTAAAAGCCACAATTATACTACGACGCATCCTTTGGATGGCAGAGAGATGGCAATAGGAGAAAAGTACCATCTCTACTCATACTTTCTCAAGGTGGTTAATACTAGGTTCGAATACATGGATGGAGAAGTTCTTGAAACCAACGAGTTTTCTGTCTCCCAGCATGATAGACCTTTGAAGGGGGGCCGTGATGACGATCATCCTAACACGATTCATGCCAGAGGAGGATTACCGGGAGTTTTTTTCTACTTCGACATTAGTCCTATGAAGATTATTAATAGGGAAGAGCATAAGAAGACTTGGTCGGCTTTCATTCTTAGCGTTTGCTCTGCCGTGGCGGGAATTCTTACAGTATTCCAGATCCTCGATAAGACCATTTGGACTGCTCATAAgatattgaaagaaaagaaaaacactTAG